Below is a genomic region from Ostrea edulis chromosome 10, xbOstEdul1.1, whole genome shotgun sequence.
gtatatttttatttaaagaaacttgaCAGTTGTGAACTCATTCATCTATTTAATAGTCGTATCACTTTTTTCCTATTTGATGATAggctaaaaactgtaacagtAATAATTATCCcattcattttaacaaactatgtgtttgaattacaaattgcacgtcagtcttgtatttttggcattccaAATTTAAACATGAATAACCGTAGAAGCAACTAACGAACAAAACAATATGGcagcgcccatatggatcacaaaattttcagtgaacgtatacaGAGATGATCTCTATCCctttgctgattttctcaatttttcttttacatatgtGTTAcatttagagccttgcttcgcggacgggcctttggCTCATCCGAGCTTTGCTTGGTATTATACgtgaatgtgattgaaattttttttatactatatgcattttatttctggTGCCTTCACCGTGACTTACTTAATCTTTGACAGGCGAAATGTTctgaacaggttgggaacacttcccctatagcgagatgtTCTTGTTAAAAcgtgattatccctctttagcgagagagtaaacattaccataaataGGTGGtttggtgtctttattgaaaataatagcaAATTctgtgcaatgctgaataagtgtgaCACATACTCAACATGACACGAATACATAGTCAAGAAATtacatatcaaagttgctgcacAAGAGGGAAGTTGTCTGAattccaatacacatcgtgagtgtttttgttttgattaatatatatggagaagtatcagacattttagcactttttcttcttttcacgtgaaacatgaagagatgtactccGCGGGTGTTTTTCTCAGTTGTACtttatatttactctcgctagggATAAACGTGTTTTTGCAAGAATACCTCGCTATTAGAgtaagtgttcccaacctgctGAACAGTATGCTTTCGACTGCCTCTCCTTTCCTGACTCAATCTTTCCAAGTCACTAATTGTGTGATTAAAATGCCCACGTCTTGTTGcaaacttttcaagtttgtaaaaatgtgCGAACAGCACTACTACTTTTGaacatttcaaacacatttcaatattataaatgataattttcaataaattcaacACTTTTGCACATGCATGtgtggaacccccccccccccacttatctagtttttaaaaaatgtaattcatataacaatccccttgtagcaatggCATGTTTTAGAAGAGAAAAGAAgaacaatatttattatattgtacatattcctagttgtaacacaatgatgaaatatttcagcatttgcatataattattgaataaattacaacatattTAAGCCCCTCCCCACTGTTGTAGTAAGGATACATTAAGATTCATTCACAAAACTAGagttaatttattattttttcagtcgttaatagcaagtggcataattaaatctttaaatatggggcaaggtgactcaggtgagcaatgtagcccatgggcctcttgttttctattGTAGTGGTTATTGAAACCATTGTAACATACCATCTTCTTTTTTTCAGATGGCAGAAAAGATACTATTTGCCTTTGATTTTGATCATACAGTCATAGACGACAACAGTGACCTGTACTGCAAAAAACTAGCACCGAATGGAAAAATCCCCCAGGAGATTGAGCAGACCTACAGCGATCTAGGGTGGACTAAATATATGGGGCTCATATTTGAATATCTTCACAAGCATGGCGTTACAGAGCAGCATTTTAGGGATTGTATGAATGAAATTCCGTTGACAAAGGGCATGAGAGAAGTTATTGAATATGCCACGAAAAATGAACACGAGAGCATCATTATTTCAGACTCCAATTCACGATTCATTGACTATGTTCTGACTGACAGGGGACTGAAGGGATCCTTCTCAGAAGTATATACCAATCCGGCGCATTTTAACGAAGATGGTCAGTTAACAATTGCATACTATCACACACAGGACTGGTGTGATCTCAGCACGGTCAATCTGTGCAAAGGACATATATTACAAGAACATATTAAAAGGCGACAGAATGATGGCATCCATTATAAATGTGTCGTGTTCGTAGGGGACGGGACAAACGACTTTTGCCCCGCTCTTCGACTGACGGAAAATGATTACATCTGTCCCCGAGTCAGCTACAGACTGTGGAAGAAAATCCAGAAAATGGGAAATGACCCACACAGTACCAATGACAAACAGAAGATGAGAGCTCAGGTTGTAGACTGGACGTCTGGTGTGGACATTCTGGAATTTCTAAAATCTTTGGAAAGATGTTGAAACGTGATCAACAGCCTCCATTAGAGGATGATCCCACCACCATACACCCTCCCCAATAAAAATTTTCCAATATATTCTGGTGATTTTCACACAAATCAGAGCACGATCACACCACAGTACAGAGATTGAGACTTGTAATGACACATGAACAGTGAATTATCAACACTCGATTTATTGCCATCTTCACTATACTGCCACGTTTTGTCGGAGGAGTGTCTTTCTGCTTTAAAAGTCTCCTATTTTAACACTTTTAAAAATCGCATAATGCCATCTTTCATTCTGTTTTCAACAAAAGTGTCCATATTAGGTTGTTGCAGTCTTGATGTATCGCCAAAGTAGAAAGACGTGAAACTGATGATCCCTGATACTGTTTAGTCACTTTATATCTAGTCCAGCTGGTACTGGGTATTTGTTATTACTGGTAGTGcagtttttttgtttgtaagaaattttgaatttcagtcATGCATTGCCACTAAATTGGATACGTGCTTGAATTTTGGATGAAACTATTGAATGTGTGCATATCTGTTCGATTGTGCAAAAAGTGGTTGTATAATGATATTGATgtaattgaaaatcagaatgatacaTATTAATTAGGGCTCCTAGTGCACTGACTtcttatacattttttctttatatgcATTATCTCATTAAAGATAGGAGATATCTTTATAGgattataagatatttcataaactttataaaatatcttattaatgGTTTTTAAGTAAGTTTTAGAAGATATCATATTAACTTtagataagatatcttattaaagaaagatatctatatgaataTATCATAGAAgatatttcaaagtttatggGATATCTTACATAgtttatgatattttatatatgtttaggtcacctgagtaaactcatgTGACTTAATGCAATTGGTTAAAGTGTGTCGTCCGTCATGCATtatcaattgaacatttttaacttcttcgaTAATTAATATTCCAATtctttcaaatttagtatgaagaaTCTTTTGGACATGGGGttacataaattgtaattttcaggactcctgcatcccTGGGGTCATAGGAATGGGAACAAAATTGAcgacttttcaaaaatctttctCTAAAACCACACATATTAATATAAAGtttagatatcttatatagtttataagatatatattttataagatatcttataaattgtaaattatgaGATATCTAAAGACTTGGAGATTAGATATCTaattaaaaatagaagatatctcatatattaTATAAGATAAATTTAAAGAggagtaaat
It encodes:
- the LOC125665836 gene encoding pyridoxal phosphate phosphatase PHOSPHO2-like — encoded protein: MAEKILFAFDFDHTVIDDNSDLYCKKLAPNGKIPQEIEQTYSDLGWTKYMGLIFEYLHKHGVTEQHFRDCMNEIPLTKGMREVIEYATKNEHESIIISDSNSRFIDYVLTDRGLKGSFSEVYTNPAHFNEDGQLTIAYYHTQDWCDLSTVNLCKGHILQEHIKRRQNDGIHYKCVVFVGDGTNDFCPALRLTENDYICPRVSYRLWKKIQKMGNDPHSTNDKQKMRAQVVDWTSGVDILEFLKSLERC